One region of Culex pipiens pallens isolate TS chromosome 2, TS_CPP_V2, whole genome shotgun sequence genomic DNA includes:
- the LOC120424098 gene encoding ATP-sensitive inward rectifier potassium channel 11-like isoform X2, which yields MSLDSLDSKSGSPYSHGKHWRRRNKRGEEEDDGFNLENRYSRPINIVNYNRQESGEMHTSPGSPYQIRKPVALWVEQQQRHNTDEEWDSSQESELNFEQKHDRGEDNASNKARRRNIDQTIYHPQEEQVQFPIVYQSTRNLNQIRQRRNSELHRTRGFKSKSKRVINKKGNLNVLLVNLPQKSLRFVKDLVTTLVDVQWRYLLLAFGLSFFGSWILFATLWFLIAYAHGDLDFDPETGERLGDGGQPCVLNAKSFAGFLLFSIETQVTTGFGDKVPTEECPEAIFLLIVQIIVGLVIEGGMVGIVYAKLIRPPKPHPRDKRFSRVAVVCQRDGKLCFIFRVCDLKFHHAIGTKVTAVMLEQRRSLEGELIEKYESSMKLENKGRILLFWPLTVCHVIDCDSPLFDISAKDLLEKRFEIVVTISGGNKTTGQVSEASTSYLPGEIYWGHRFQNMIHYDGANEHFVVSGQHLDATEPVDTPLCSARRLEEVLEEVQRFMENDRVREFDGMDDDAASDSDHGLQIKELRIALEKEFKSSNQSMGKAVLDESSNDINEEKELENCNKT from the exons ATGAGTTTAGA CTCTCTCGATTCGAAATCGGGTAGTCCCTATTCTCACGGAAAGCATTGGCGTCGGAGAAATAAACGaggagaagaagaagacgaCGGTTTCAATCTGGAAAATCGCTACTCTCGTCCAATCAACATTGTAAACTACAACCGCCAAGAATCGGGAGAAATGCACACCTCGCCTGGATCTCCTTATCAAATAAGAAAACCGGTTGCCCTGTG GGTCGAACAGCAGCAGAGGCACAACACTGACGAAGAGTGGGATAGCAGCCAGGAGTCAGAACtgaattttgagcaaaaacATGATCGTGGAGAGGACAACGCGTCCAATAAAGCTCGACGGCGCAATATTGACCAGA CCATCTACCATCCTCAGGAGGAGCAGGTTCAGTTCCCGATAGTATATCAGAGCACTCGAAACCTAAACCAAATTCGACAGAGGAGAAATTCGGAGCTCCACCGAACGCGCGGTTTCAAATCAAAGTCGAAACGTGTAATCAACAAAAAAGGCAACCTGAATGTGCTGCTGGTTAACTTGCCCCAGAAATCGCTGCGATTTGTGAAGGATCTCGTGACCACATTG GTAGACGTCCAGTGGCGGTATTTGTTGCTAGCGTTCGGACTCAGCTTTTTCGGCAGCTGGATACTGTTCGCGACGCTGTGGTTCCTGATTGCGTACGCCCACGGTGACCTGGACTTTGATCCGGAAACGGGTGAACGGTTGGGCGACGGAGGCCAGCCGTGCGTGCTGAACGCCAAAAGCTTCGCCGGATTTCTGCTGTTCAGCATCGAAACTCAGGTGACGACCGGTTTCGGCGACAAG GTACCAACGGAAGAATGTCCCGAGGCGATTTTCCTGCTGATTGTCCAGATTATCGTGGGTCTCGTCATCGAGGGTGGCATGGTGGGAATCGTGTACGCGAAACTGATCCGTCCACCGAAACCACACCCACGGGACAAACGGTTCAGCAGGGTGGCCGTCGTTTGCCAACGGGATGGTAAACTGTGCTTCATCTTTCGGGTGTGCGATCTCAAGTTCCATCACGCCATCGGAACAAAAGTTACCGCCGTAATGCTCGAGCAGCGCCGATCGCTCGAGGGCGAACTCATCGAAAAGTACGAATCGTCCATGAAGCTCGAAAACAAGGGACGAATTCTGCTGTTCTGGCCGTTGACGGTGTGCCACGTGATCGACTGCGACAGTCCGCTGTTTGACATTTCGGCGAAAGATTTGCTCGAAAAACGGTTCGAAATCGTGGTGACAATCAGCGGTGGGAACAAAACTACGGGCCAGGTTAGTGAAGCCAGCACGTCCTATCTGCCGGGGGAGATCTACTGGGGGCACCGGTTCCAGAACATGATTCACTACGACGGAGCCAATGAACACTTTGTCGTGTCCGGCCAGCATCTGGATGCTACCGAGCCGGTTGATACGCCGCTGTGTAGCGCCCGGCGGTTGGAGGAGGTCCTGGAAGAAGTGCAGCGCTTTATGGAGAACGATCGTGTGCGGGAGTTTGACGGAATGGACGATGAT gcCGCGAGTGACTCAGATCATGGTTTGCAAATTAAAGAATTGCGTATCGCGTTGGAGAAGGAATTTAAAAGCTCGAATCAGTCTATGGGAAAGGCGGTGTTGGATGAATCATCCAATGATATTAACGAAGAAAAGGAACtcgaaaattgtaataaaacttGA
- the LOC120424098 gene encoding ATP-sensitive inward rectifier potassium channel 11-like isoform X3: MSLDSLDSKSGSPYSHGKHWRRRNKRGEEEDDGFNLENRYSRPINIVNYNRQESGEMHTSPGSPYQIRKPVALWVEQQQRHNTDEEWDSSQESELNFEQKHDRGEDNASNKARRRNIDQSERRVGDGAIYHPQEEQVQFPIVYQSTRNLNQIRQRRNSELHRTRGFKSKSKRVINKKGNLNVLLVNLPQKSLRFVKDLVTTLVDVQWRYLLLAFGLSFFGSWILFATLWFLIAYAHGDLDFDPETGERLGDGGQPCVLNAKSFAGFLLFSIETQVPTEECPEAIFLLIVQIIVGLVIEGGMVGIVYAKLIRPPKPHPRDKRFSRVAVVCQRDGKLCFIFRVCDLKFHHAIGTKVTAVMLEQRRSLEGELIEKYESSMKLENKGRILLFWPLTVCHVIDCDSPLFDISAKDLLEKRFEIVVTISGGNKTTGQVSEASTSYLPGEIYWGHRFQNMIHYDGANEHFVVSGQHLDATEPVDTPLCSARRLEEVLEEVQRFMENDRVREFDGMDDDAASDSDHGLQIKELRIALEKEFKSSNQSMGKAVLDESSNDINEEKELENCNKT, from the exons ATGAGTTTAGA CTCTCTCGATTCGAAATCGGGTAGTCCCTATTCTCACGGAAAGCATTGGCGTCGGAGAAATAAACGaggagaagaagaagacgaCGGTTTCAATCTGGAAAATCGCTACTCTCGTCCAATCAACATTGTAAACTACAACCGCCAAGAATCGGGAGAAATGCACACCTCGCCTGGATCTCCTTATCAAATAAGAAAACCGGTTGCCCTGTG GGTCGAACAGCAGCAGAGGCACAACACTGACGAAGAGTGGGATAGCAGCCAGGAGTCAGAACtgaattttgagcaaaaacATGATCGTGGAGAGGACAACGCGTCCAATAAAGCTCGACGGCGCAATATTGACCAGAGTGAGAGGAGAGTTGGTGATGGTG CCATCTACCATCCTCAGGAGGAGCAGGTTCAGTTCCCGATAGTATATCAGAGCACTCGAAACCTAAACCAAATTCGACAGAGGAGAAATTCGGAGCTCCACCGAACGCGCGGTTTCAAATCAAAGTCGAAACGTGTAATCAACAAAAAAGGCAACCTGAATGTGCTGCTGGTTAACTTGCCCCAGAAATCGCTGCGATTTGTGAAGGATCTCGTGACCACATTG GTAGACGTCCAGTGGCGGTATTTGTTGCTAGCGTTCGGACTCAGCTTTTTCGGCAGCTGGATACTGTTCGCGACGCTGTGGTTCCTGATTGCGTACGCCCACGGTGACCTGGACTTTGATCCGGAAACGGGTGAACGGTTGGGCGACGGAGGCCAGCCGTGCGTGCTGAACGCCAAAAGCTTCGCCGGATTTCTGCTGTTCAGCATCGAAACTCAG GTACCAACGGAAGAATGTCCCGAGGCGATTTTCCTGCTGATTGTCCAGATTATCGTGGGTCTCGTCATCGAGGGTGGCATGGTGGGAATCGTGTACGCGAAACTGATCCGTCCACCGAAACCACACCCACGGGACAAACGGTTCAGCAGGGTGGCCGTCGTTTGCCAACGGGATGGTAAACTGTGCTTCATCTTTCGGGTGTGCGATCTCAAGTTCCATCACGCCATCGGAACAAAAGTTACCGCCGTAATGCTCGAGCAGCGCCGATCGCTCGAGGGCGAACTCATCGAAAAGTACGAATCGTCCATGAAGCTCGAAAACAAGGGACGAATTCTGCTGTTCTGGCCGTTGACGGTGTGCCACGTGATCGACTGCGACAGTCCGCTGTTTGACATTTCGGCGAAAGATTTGCTCGAAAAACGGTTCGAAATCGTGGTGACAATCAGCGGTGGGAACAAAACTACGGGCCAGGTTAGTGAAGCCAGCACGTCCTATCTGCCGGGGGAGATCTACTGGGGGCACCGGTTCCAGAACATGATTCACTACGACGGAGCCAATGAACACTTTGTCGTGTCCGGCCAGCATCTGGATGCTACCGAGCCGGTTGATACGCCGCTGTGTAGCGCCCGGCGGTTGGAGGAGGTCCTGGAAGAAGTGCAGCGCTTTATGGAGAACGATCGTGTGCGGGAGTTTGACGGAATGGACGATGAT gcCGCGAGTGACTCAGATCATGGTTTGCAAATTAAAGAATTGCGTATCGCGTTGGAGAAGGAATTTAAAAGCTCGAATCAGTCTATGGGAAAGGCGGTGTTGGATGAATCATCCAATGATATTAACGAAGAAAAGGAACtcgaaaattgtaataaaacttGA
- the LOC120424107 gene encoding ATP-sensitive inward rectifier potassium channel 8-like codes for METRAASWKRTIDKLGERNVQFLNLPQRSLKFLKDLVNTLVEVQWRYTLAAFVLSFAVSWFFFAILWYLVAYAHGDLNFDPEAGKRMGDGEQPCVAGATTFMEFLLFSIESQVSTGYGTWTPTEECAEALGLLTIQLIVGLVIDAAMVGIVYAKMVRPPKKISNMKFSKHAVICRRDGRLCFVFRICDSKHQHAIETKINVVMLQSHRSLEGEIIEKYERHMSLENNGRVLLFWPVTVCHVIDAQSPLYDLTPKDLLESKFEIVVTLSGGTNITGQVNEARTSYMPGEILWGHRFKNIVHYDKEHGRYVATNRDMNATELVNAPSCSARKLDEVAVNVKHFLSDDQHKEFEKMESLAEYHGQEDDSDSDDGILMKNMSGDSFPFMDSSANKSQS; via the exons ATGGAGACACGTGCTGCGTCGTGGAAACGGACCATTGACAAGTTGGGCGAACGGAACGTGCAGTTTCTCAATTTACCGCAACGATCGTTGAAGTTCCTGAAGGATCTCGTGAACACGTTG GTCGAGGTACAATGGCGCTACACGCTGGCTGCGTTCGTGCTCAGCTTCGCTGTCAGCTGGTTCTTTTTTGCGATTCTCTGGTATTTGGTGGCGTACGCCCATGGTGATCTTAACTTTGATCCCGAAGCGGGCAAGCGGATGGGCGATGGCGAACAACCGTGTGTTGCGGGTGCTACCACCTTTATGGAGTTCCTACTGTTCAGCATCGAGTCCCAAGTTAGTACCGGATACGGAACGTGGACTCCGACGGAGGAATGTGCCGAAGCGTTGGGGCTGTTGACGATACAGTTGATCGTCGGCCTGGTGATCGATGCCGCCATGGTTGGGATTGTCTACGCCAAGATGGTGCGACCTCCCAAGAAGATCTCCAACATGAAGTTCAGCAAACATGCGGTCATATGCCGCCGCGACGGTCGGCTGTGCTTCGTCTTCCGGATTTGTGACAGTAAGCATCAACACGCGATCGAGACCAAGATCAACGTCGTAATGCTGCAGTCCCATCGATCGCTCGAAGGAGAAATCATCGAAAAGTACGAACGACACATGAGCCTGGAGAACAACGGCCGTGTCCTACTGTTCTGGCCGGTGACCGTTTGCCACGTGATCGACGCCCAAAGTCCGCTGTACGACCTCACGCCGAAAGATCTGCTCGAGagcaaatttgaaattgtgGTCACGCTCAGTGGTGGAACCAACATTACCGGGCAGGTGAACGAAGCCAGAACATCGTACATGCCGGGTGAAATTTTGTGGGGTCATCGGTTCAAGAATATTGTGCACTACGACAAAGAGCACGGACGGTACGTTGCAACGAACAGGGATATGAACGCGACCGAACTGGTCAACGCTCCGAGCTGCAGTGCCCGGAAGCTGGATGAGGTTGCGGTGAATGTGAAGCATTTTTTGAGCGATGATCAGCACAAAGAGTTCGAGAAAATGGAATCGTTGGCAGAATACCACGGTCAAGAG GACGACAGTGATTCAGATGAtggcattttaatgaaaaacatgTCGGGTGATTCGTTCCCGTTTATGGACAGCTCAGCGAACAAAAGCCAATCTTGA
- the LOC120424098 gene encoding ATP-sensitive inward rectifier potassium channel 11-like isoform X1, producing MSLDSLDSKSGSPYSHGKHWRRRNKRGEEEDDGFNLENRYSRPINIVNYNRQESGEMHTSPGSPYQIRKPVALWVEQQQRHNTDEEWDSSQESELNFEQKHDRGEDNASNKARRRNIDQSERRVGDGAIYHPQEEQVQFPIVYQSTRNLNQIRQRRNSELHRTRGFKSKSKRVINKKGNLNVLLVNLPQKSLRFVKDLVTTLVDVQWRYLLLAFGLSFFGSWILFATLWFLIAYAHGDLDFDPETGERLGDGGQPCVLNAKSFAGFLLFSIETQVTTGFGDKVPTEECPEAIFLLIVQIIVGLVIEGGMVGIVYAKLIRPPKPHPRDKRFSRVAVVCQRDGKLCFIFRVCDLKFHHAIGTKVTAVMLEQRRSLEGELIEKYESSMKLENKGRILLFWPLTVCHVIDCDSPLFDISAKDLLEKRFEIVVTISGGNKTTGQVSEASTSYLPGEIYWGHRFQNMIHYDGANEHFVVSGQHLDATEPVDTPLCSARRLEEVLEEVQRFMENDRVREFDGMDDDAASDSDHGLQIKELRIALEKEFKSSNQSMGKAVLDESSNDINEEKELENCNKT from the exons ATGAGTTTAGA CTCTCTCGATTCGAAATCGGGTAGTCCCTATTCTCACGGAAAGCATTGGCGTCGGAGAAATAAACGaggagaagaagaagacgaCGGTTTCAATCTGGAAAATCGCTACTCTCGTCCAATCAACATTGTAAACTACAACCGCCAAGAATCGGGAGAAATGCACACCTCGCCTGGATCTCCTTATCAAATAAGAAAACCGGTTGCCCTGTG GGTCGAACAGCAGCAGAGGCACAACACTGACGAAGAGTGGGATAGCAGCCAGGAGTCAGAACtgaattttgagcaaaaacATGATCGTGGAGAGGACAACGCGTCCAATAAAGCTCGACGGCGCAATATTGACCAGAGTGAGAGGAGAGTTGGTGATGGTG CCATCTACCATCCTCAGGAGGAGCAGGTTCAGTTCCCGATAGTATATCAGAGCACTCGAAACCTAAACCAAATTCGACAGAGGAGAAATTCGGAGCTCCACCGAACGCGCGGTTTCAAATCAAAGTCGAAACGTGTAATCAACAAAAAAGGCAACCTGAATGTGCTGCTGGTTAACTTGCCCCAGAAATCGCTGCGATTTGTGAAGGATCTCGTGACCACATTG GTAGACGTCCAGTGGCGGTATTTGTTGCTAGCGTTCGGACTCAGCTTTTTCGGCAGCTGGATACTGTTCGCGACGCTGTGGTTCCTGATTGCGTACGCCCACGGTGACCTGGACTTTGATCCGGAAACGGGTGAACGGTTGGGCGACGGAGGCCAGCCGTGCGTGCTGAACGCCAAAAGCTTCGCCGGATTTCTGCTGTTCAGCATCGAAACTCAGGTGACGACCGGTTTCGGCGACAAG GTACCAACGGAAGAATGTCCCGAGGCGATTTTCCTGCTGATTGTCCAGATTATCGTGGGTCTCGTCATCGAGGGTGGCATGGTGGGAATCGTGTACGCGAAACTGATCCGTCCACCGAAACCACACCCACGGGACAAACGGTTCAGCAGGGTGGCCGTCGTTTGCCAACGGGATGGTAAACTGTGCTTCATCTTTCGGGTGTGCGATCTCAAGTTCCATCACGCCATCGGAACAAAAGTTACCGCCGTAATGCTCGAGCAGCGCCGATCGCTCGAGGGCGAACTCATCGAAAAGTACGAATCGTCCATGAAGCTCGAAAACAAGGGACGAATTCTGCTGTTCTGGCCGTTGACGGTGTGCCACGTGATCGACTGCGACAGTCCGCTGTTTGACATTTCGGCGAAAGATTTGCTCGAAAAACGGTTCGAAATCGTGGTGACAATCAGCGGTGGGAACAAAACTACGGGCCAGGTTAGTGAAGCCAGCACGTCCTATCTGCCGGGGGAGATCTACTGGGGGCACCGGTTCCAGAACATGATTCACTACGACGGAGCCAATGAACACTTTGTCGTGTCCGGCCAGCATCTGGATGCTACCGAGCCGGTTGATACGCCGCTGTGTAGCGCCCGGCGGTTGGAGGAGGTCCTGGAAGAAGTGCAGCGCTTTATGGAGAACGATCGTGTGCGGGAGTTTGACGGAATGGACGATGAT gcCGCGAGTGACTCAGATCATGGTTTGCAAATTAAAGAATTGCGTATCGCGTTGGAGAAGGAATTTAAAAGCTCGAATCAGTCTATGGGAAAGGCGGTGTTGGATGAATCATCCAATGATATTAACGAAGAAAAGGAACtcgaaaattgtaataaaacttGA